A genomic region of Castor canadensis chromosome 16, mCasCan1.hap1v2, whole genome shotgun sequence contains the following coding sequences:
- the LOC109691891 gene encoding uncharacterized protein isoform X1, with translation MTEFQEAVMLKDLAVVFSEEELGLLDAAQRELYRDVMLENFKNLVAVGYLPFQPDMVSQLEAEEKLWRMETETHRSRYSDTASQNEMETLQKLALTYLSHGEPSCWQIWKRVASELTRCLQRSGSQLLRGDSIQVSENEDHRKNHKGGSSRYIQNDKFSISGSQDSCWNAYLSDSQPQGSGEQIDVKNSPHVCEGLRKTSFNRPVKTDTEQKLYRCHQCGTSRQQFPVAEQPHPCGDRGSLFHHHHRFHTGEKCFSQSSHLQTHQGFDPEENLDRCHEPGGCFSHSSMHCPQSTHTGEKSYRCDSCGKGFSSSTGLSIHYRTHTGEKPYKCEECGKGFSQSSNLQCHQRVHTEEKPYKCEECGKGFGWSVNLRVHQRVHRGEKPYKCEDCGKGFTQAAHFHIHQRVHTGEKPYKCDVCGKGFSHNSPLICHRRVHTGEKPYKCEECGKGFTRNTDLHIHFRVHTGEKPYKCKECGKGFSQASNLQVHQHVHTGEKRFKCETCGKGFSQSSKLQTHQRVHTGEKPYRCEVCGKSFSYSSNLKLHQVIHTGEKPYKCEECGKGFSWRSNLHAHQRVHSGEKPYKCEECDKSFSQAIDFRVHQRVHTGEKPYKCGVCGKVFSQSSGLQSHQRVHTGEKPYKCEVCGKGFRYSSQFIYHQRGHTGEKPYKCEVCGKGFGRSLNLRHHQRVHTGEKPHKCQECGKAFSLPSNLRVHLSVHAREKLFKCEACGKGFSQSARLQAHQRVHTGEKPYACDLCGKAFSHRSRLTYHQKVHTGKKL, from the exons ATGACCGAGTTTCAG GAGGCGGTGATGCTCAAGGACCTGGCCGTGGTCTTCAGCGAGGAGGAGCTGGGGCTGCTGGACGCTGCCCAGAGGGAGCTGTACCGCGACGTGATGCTGGAGAACTTCAAGAACCTGGTTGCAGTGG GGTACCTTCCCTTCCAACCAGACATGGTATCCCAGCTGGAAGCAGAAGAAAAGCTTTGGAGGATGGAAACAGAAACCCATAGAAGTAGATATTCTG ACACTGCAAGTCAAAATGAGATGGAGACTCTTCAGAAACTTGCACTAACATACCTCTCACATGGAGAGCCCTCCTGCTGGCAGATCTGGAAGCGGGTTGCAAGTGAGTTAACCAGGTGTCTGCAGAGGAGTGGCTCCCAGCTACTGAGAGGTGATTCAATTCAGGTTTCTGAAAATGAGGACCATAGGAAAAACCATAAAGGAGGTAGCTCCAGGTATATTCAAAACGACAAGTTCTCAATCTCAGGCTCACAGGACTCTTGCTGGAATGCATATCTGAGCGACTCACAGCCTCAGGGTAGCGGTGAGCAAATTGATGTCAAAAATAGCCCACATGTATGTGAAGGCTTGAGGAAGACATCATTTAATAGGCCTGTTAAAACTGACACAGAGCAGAAGCTCTATAGATGTCATCAGTGTGGCACAAGCAGACAGCAGTTCCCTGTGGCAGAGCAGCCACATCCATGTGGTGACCGTGGCTCACTGTTTCACCATCATCACAGATttcacacaggagagaaatgCTTCAGTCAGAGCTCACACCTGCAAACTCATCAGGGATTTGACCCGGAAGAGAACCTGGACAGATGTCATGAACCTGGGGGCTGCTTCAGCCACAGCTCTATGCATTGTCCTCAGTCCACCCACACCGGGGAGAAGTCCTACAGATGCGACAGTTGTGGCAAGGGATTCAGCAGCAGCACGGGTCTCAGCATACACTACCGaactcacactggggagaagccgtACAAATGCGAGGAGTGTGGGAAAGGCTTCAGTCAAAGCTCCAACCTTCAGTGCCATCAGAGGGTCCACACTGAGGAAAAACCATACAAGTGTGAGGAGTGCGGTAAGGGTTTTGGTTGGAGTGTCAACCTCCGTGTCCATCAGAGGGTCCACAGGGGTGAAAAGCCCTATAAGTGTGAGGACTGTGGGAAGGGCTTCACCCAGGCTGCACATTTTCACATACATCAGAGAGTCCACACTGGGGAGAAACCCTACAAATGCGATGTGTGTGGTAAGGGCTTCAGTCACAATTCACCCCTGATATGCCATCGGAGagtccacactggagagaagccataTAAATGTGAGGAGTGTGGGAAAGGCTTCACCCGGAACACAGACCTGCATATCCACTTCCGAGTCCACACGGGAGAGAAGCCCTACAAGTGTAAGGAGTGTGGTAAGGGCTTCAGTCAGGCCTCAAATCTCCAAGTCCATCAACATGTCCACACCGGGGAGAAACGATTCAAGTGTGAAACATGCGGGAAGGGTTTCAGTCAATCCTCCAAGCTTCAGACCCACCAGAGagtccacactggagagaaaccatacAGATGTGAGGTGTGTGGGAAGAGCTTCAGTTACAGTTCAAATCTCAAGCTACACCAAGTaatccacactggagaaaagccATATAAATGTGAGGAGTGCGGGAAGGGCTTCAGTTGGAGATCAAACCTTCACGCTCATCAGAGAGTCCACTCGggagagaaaccctataaatGTGAGGAGTGTGATAAGAGCTTCAGTCAGGCCATCGATTTCCGGGTGCACCAGAGagtccacactggagaaaagccATACAAATGTGGCGTGTGTGGTAAGGTCTTCAGTCAGTCCTCTGGTCTCCAGTCCCATCAGAGAgtccacactggggagaagccgtACAAATGTGAGGTGTGTGGGAAAGGCTTTAGGTACAGTTCCCAGTTTATATACCACCAGAGGggccacactggagagaaaccctacaaaTGTGAGGTGTGCGGGAAGGGCTTTGGTCGGAGCTTGAACCTTCGTCATCATCAGAGGgtccacacaggagagaaacctcATAAATGCCAGgagtgtgggaaggccttcagCCTCCCCTCCAATCTCCGAGTCCATCTGAGTGTTCACGCCAGGGAGAAACTCTTTAAAT
- the LOC109691891 gene encoding uncharacterized protein isoform X2, protein MLKDLAVVFSEEELGLLDAAQRELYRDVMLENFKNLVAVGYLPFQPDMVSQLEAEEKLWRMETETHRSRYSDTASQNEMETLQKLALTYLSHGEPSCWQIWKRVASELTRCLQRSGSQLLRGDSIQVSENEDHRKNHKGGSSRYIQNDKFSISGSQDSCWNAYLSDSQPQGSGEQIDVKNSPHVCEGLRKTSFNRPVKTDTEQKLYRCHQCGTSRQQFPVAEQPHPCGDRGSLFHHHHRFHTGEKCFSQSSHLQTHQGFDPEENLDRCHEPGGCFSHSSMHCPQSTHTGEKSYRCDSCGKGFSSSTGLSIHYRTHTGEKPYKCEECGKGFSQSSNLQCHQRVHTEEKPYKCEECGKGFGWSVNLRVHQRVHRGEKPYKCEDCGKGFTQAAHFHIHQRVHTGEKPYKCDVCGKGFSHNSPLICHRRVHTGEKPYKCEECGKGFTRNTDLHIHFRVHTGEKPYKCKECGKGFSQASNLQVHQHVHTGEKRFKCETCGKGFSQSSKLQTHQRVHTGEKPYRCEVCGKSFSYSSNLKLHQVIHTGEKPYKCEECGKGFSWRSNLHAHQRVHSGEKPYKCEECDKSFSQAIDFRVHQRVHTGEKPYKCGVCGKVFSQSSGLQSHQRVHTGEKPYKCEVCGKGFRYSSQFIYHQRGHTGEKPYKCEVCGKGFGRSLNLRHHQRVHTGEKPHKCQECGKAFSLPSNLRVHLSVHAREKLFKCEACGKGFSQSARLQAHQRVHTGEKPYACDLCGKAFSHRSRLTYHQKVHTGKKL, encoded by the exons ATGCTCAAGGACCTGGCCGTGGTCTTCAGCGAGGAGGAGCTGGGGCTGCTGGACGCTGCCCAGAGGGAGCTGTACCGCGACGTGATGCTGGAGAACTTCAAGAACCTGGTTGCAGTGG GGTACCTTCCCTTCCAACCAGACATGGTATCCCAGCTGGAAGCAGAAGAAAAGCTTTGGAGGATGGAAACAGAAACCCATAGAAGTAGATATTCTG ACACTGCAAGTCAAAATGAGATGGAGACTCTTCAGAAACTTGCACTAACATACCTCTCACATGGAGAGCCCTCCTGCTGGCAGATCTGGAAGCGGGTTGCAAGTGAGTTAACCAGGTGTCTGCAGAGGAGTGGCTCCCAGCTACTGAGAGGTGATTCAATTCAGGTTTCTGAAAATGAGGACCATAGGAAAAACCATAAAGGAGGTAGCTCCAGGTATATTCAAAACGACAAGTTCTCAATCTCAGGCTCACAGGACTCTTGCTGGAATGCATATCTGAGCGACTCACAGCCTCAGGGTAGCGGTGAGCAAATTGATGTCAAAAATAGCCCACATGTATGTGAAGGCTTGAGGAAGACATCATTTAATAGGCCTGTTAAAACTGACACAGAGCAGAAGCTCTATAGATGTCATCAGTGTGGCACAAGCAGACAGCAGTTCCCTGTGGCAGAGCAGCCACATCCATGTGGTGACCGTGGCTCACTGTTTCACCATCATCACAGATttcacacaggagagaaatgCTTCAGTCAGAGCTCACACCTGCAAACTCATCAGGGATTTGACCCGGAAGAGAACCTGGACAGATGTCATGAACCTGGGGGCTGCTTCAGCCACAGCTCTATGCATTGTCCTCAGTCCACCCACACCGGGGAGAAGTCCTACAGATGCGACAGTTGTGGCAAGGGATTCAGCAGCAGCACGGGTCTCAGCATACACTACCGaactcacactggggagaagccgtACAAATGCGAGGAGTGTGGGAAAGGCTTCAGTCAAAGCTCCAACCTTCAGTGCCATCAGAGGGTCCACACTGAGGAAAAACCATACAAGTGTGAGGAGTGCGGTAAGGGTTTTGGTTGGAGTGTCAACCTCCGTGTCCATCAGAGGGTCCACAGGGGTGAAAAGCCCTATAAGTGTGAGGACTGTGGGAAGGGCTTCACCCAGGCTGCACATTTTCACATACATCAGAGAGTCCACACTGGGGAGAAACCCTACAAATGCGATGTGTGTGGTAAGGGCTTCAGTCACAATTCACCCCTGATATGCCATCGGAGagtccacactggagagaagccataTAAATGTGAGGAGTGTGGGAAAGGCTTCACCCGGAACACAGACCTGCATATCCACTTCCGAGTCCACACGGGAGAGAAGCCCTACAAGTGTAAGGAGTGTGGTAAGGGCTTCAGTCAGGCCTCAAATCTCCAAGTCCATCAACATGTCCACACCGGGGAGAAACGATTCAAGTGTGAAACATGCGGGAAGGGTTTCAGTCAATCCTCCAAGCTTCAGACCCACCAGAGagtccacactggagagaaaccatacAGATGTGAGGTGTGTGGGAAGAGCTTCAGTTACAGTTCAAATCTCAAGCTACACCAAGTaatccacactggagaaaagccATATAAATGTGAGGAGTGCGGGAAGGGCTTCAGTTGGAGATCAAACCTTCACGCTCATCAGAGAGTCCACTCGggagagaaaccctataaatGTGAGGAGTGTGATAAGAGCTTCAGTCAGGCCATCGATTTCCGGGTGCACCAGAGagtccacactggagaaaagccATACAAATGTGGCGTGTGTGGTAAGGTCTTCAGTCAGTCCTCTGGTCTCCAGTCCCATCAGAGAgtccacactggggagaagccgtACAAATGTGAGGTGTGTGGGAAAGGCTTTAGGTACAGTTCCCAGTTTATATACCACCAGAGGggccacactggagagaaaccctacaaaTGTGAGGTGTGCGGGAAGGGCTTTGGTCGGAGCTTGAACCTTCGTCATCATCAGAGGgtccacacaggagagaaacctcATAAATGCCAGgagtgtgggaaggccttcagCCTCCCCTCCAATCTCCGAGTCCATCTGAGTGTTCACGCCAGGGAGAAACTCTTTAAAT